In the genome of Triticum urartu cultivar G1812 chromosome 5, Tu2.1, whole genome shotgun sequence, one region contains:
- the LOC125509771 gene encoding transcription factor TGA2-like isoform X1, whose product MMMREGQGQQQQQEIITQQHQQQQQPLEMDITFGMSSHQHHHAPPSSSSSSSMHAAAASFMSGKEASGAYDQLGELDQALFMYLDHGHASTQQEQRQTLNIFPSQPMHVEPSPKGELGLVLSPAPVGSKMPSPDHHHHHQQQQAAAAAMEELAAGSRRQQQEHHLHLQHQQQQPAFATAESAGVSNNKDVKPLTKKEHKRGLSTGERDPKTLRRLAQNREAARKSRLRKKAYIQQLESSRIRLAQIEQELHSARAQGVLYPGSSLLAEQGIAGKGLGGIDGLSSAEAAMFDVEYARWQEEHNRLMYELRAALQQHLPEGELQMYVESCLAHHDEVLAIKDAVIKGDVFHLISGVWRSPAERCFLWLGGFRPSEVIKMVLSHVDPLTEQQIVAVYGLQQSAVQTEEALSQGLDTLYQALSDTVVSDALTCCSTPNVSNYMGQMGLAVHKLTTLEGFVRQAEKLRQQMLHRLHQVLTARQMARSLLAVSDYFHRLRVLSSFWVNRNRMAPQDQQLEAAPHT is encoded by the exons ATGATGATGCGTGAAGGCCAGGGACAGCAGCAACAGCAGGAGATCATCACCCAGCAACATCAGCAACAGCAACAGCCGCTGGAGATGGACATCACCTTCGGGATGAGCAGCCATCAACATCACCATGCCCCtccctcctcgtcctcctcctcctccatgcacgccgccgccgcgagcttcaT GAGCGGCAAGGAGGCATCAGGCGCGTATGACCAACTGGGGGAGCTGGACCAGGCCCTGTTCATGTACCTCGACCACGGCCACGCCTCCACGCAGCAGGAGCAGCGCC AGACCCTCAACATCTTCCCCTCCCAGCCGATGCATGTGGAGCCATCACCAAAG GGGGAGCTTGGCCTAGTCCTGTCGCCAGCGCCCGTGGGGTCGAAGATGCCGTCGCCGgaccaccatcaccaccaccagCAGCAGCAGGCGGCCGCGGCGGCCATGGAGGAGTTGGCGGCGGGGAGCAGGAGGCAGCAGCAGGAGCACCACCTCCACCTGCAGCACCAGCAACAACAACCCGCCTTCGCCACCGCCGAGTCCGCAGGGGTCAGCAACAACAAGGATGTCAAGCCGCTGACAAAG AAGGAGCACAAGAGGGGCTTATCCACCGGCGAACGCGACCCAAAA ACGCTGAGGAGGCTAGCCCAGAACAGGGAGGCGGCAAGGAAGAGCAGGCTGAGGAAGAAG GCCTATATCCAGCAGCTCGAGTCCAGCAGGATCAGGCTGGCTCAGATCGAGCAAGAACTCCACAGCGCAAGAGCTCAG GGAGTGCTCTACCCCGGCAGCAGCCTCCTCGCCGAGCAAGGCATCGCCGGAAAAGGTCTCGGCGGCATCGACGGCCTCAGCTCAG CAGAGGCGGCGATGTTCGACGTGGAGTACGCGCGGTGGCAGGAGGAGCACAACCGGCTGATGTACGAGCTGCGGGCGGCGCTGCAGCAGCACCTGCCGGAGGGGGAGCTGCAGATGTACGTGGAGAGCTGCCTGGCGCACCACGACGAGGTGCTGGCCATCAAGGACGCCGTCATCAAGGGCGACGTCTTCCACCTCATCTCCGGCGTCTGGAGGAGCCCCGCCGAGCGCTGCTTCCTCTGGCTCGGCGGCTTCCGCCCCTCCGAGGTCATCAAG atggTGCTTTCGCACGTGGACCCGCTGACGGAGCAGCAGATCGTGGCGGTGTACGGGCTGCAGCAGTCGGCGGTGCAGACGGAGGAGGCGCTGAGCCAGGGCCTGGACACCCTCTACCAGGCGCTCTCCGACACCGTCGTCTCCGACGCGCTCACCTGCTGCTCCACCCCCAACGTCTCCAACTACATGGGCCAGATGGGCCTCGCCGTCCACAAGCTCACCACCCTCGAAGGCTTCGTCAGACAG GCGGAGAAGCTGAGGCAGCAGATGCTCCACCGGCTGCACCAGGTGCTGACGGCGCGGCAGATGGCGCGGTCGCTGCTAGCCGTCTCCGACTACTTCCACCGCCTCCGCGTGCTCAGCTCCTTCTGGGTCAACCGCAACAGGATGGCGCCGCAGGACCAGCAGCTGGAGGCCGCCCCTCACACCTAA
- the LOC125509771 gene encoding transcription factor TGA2-like isoform X2 yields MMMREGQGQQQQQEIITQQHQQQQQPLEMDITFGMSSHQHHHAPPSSSSSSSMHAAAASFMSGKEASGAYDQLGELDQALFMYLDHGHASTQQEQRQTLNIFPSQPMHVEPSPKGELGLVLSPAPVGSKMPSPDHHHHHQQQQAAAAAMEELAAGSRRQQQEHHLHLQHQQQQPAFATAESAGVSNNKDVKPLTKKEHKRGLSTGERDPKTLRRLAQNREAARKSRLRKKAYIQQLESSRIRLAQIEQELHSARAQGVLYPGSSLLAEQGIAGKGLGGIDGLSSEAAMFDVEYARWQEEHNRLMYELRAALQQHLPEGELQMYVESCLAHHDEVLAIKDAVIKGDVFHLISGVWRSPAERCFLWLGGFRPSEVIKMVLSHVDPLTEQQIVAVYGLQQSAVQTEEALSQGLDTLYQALSDTVVSDALTCCSTPNVSNYMGQMGLAVHKLTTLEGFVRQAEKLRQQMLHRLHQVLTARQMARSLLAVSDYFHRLRVLSSFWVNRNRMAPQDQQLEAAPHT; encoded by the exons ATGATGATGCGTGAAGGCCAGGGACAGCAGCAACAGCAGGAGATCATCACCCAGCAACATCAGCAACAGCAACAGCCGCTGGAGATGGACATCACCTTCGGGATGAGCAGCCATCAACATCACCATGCCCCtccctcctcgtcctcctcctcctccatgcacgccgccgccgcgagcttcaT GAGCGGCAAGGAGGCATCAGGCGCGTATGACCAACTGGGGGAGCTGGACCAGGCCCTGTTCATGTACCTCGACCACGGCCACGCCTCCACGCAGCAGGAGCAGCGCC AGACCCTCAACATCTTCCCCTCCCAGCCGATGCATGTGGAGCCATCACCAAAG GGGGAGCTTGGCCTAGTCCTGTCGCCAGCGCCCGTGGGGTCGAAGATGCCGTCGCCGgaccaccatcaccaccaccagCAGCAGCAGGCGGCCGCGGCGGCCATGGAGGAGTTGGCGGCGGGGAGCAGGAGGCAGCAGCAGGAGCACCACCTCCACCTGCAGCACCAGCAACAACAACCCGCCTTCGCCACCGCCGAGTCCGCAGGGGTCAGCAACAACAAGGATGTCAAGCCGCTGACAAAG AAGGAGCACAAGAGGGGCTTATCCACCGGCGAACGCGACCCAAAA ACGCTGAGGAGGCTAGCCCAGAACAGGGAGGCGGCAAGGAAGAGCAGGCTGAGGAAGAAG GCCTATATCCAGCAGCTCGAGTCCAGCAGGATCAGGCTGGCTCAGATCGAGCAAGAACTCCACAGCGCAAGAGCTCAG GGAGTGCTCTACCCCGGCAGCAGCCTCCTCGCCGAGCAAGGCATCGCCGGAAAAGGTCTCGGCGGCATCGACGGCCTCAGCTCAG AGGCGGCGATGTTCGACGTGGAGTACGCGCGGTGGCAGGAGGAGCACAACCGGCTGATGTACGAGCTGCGGGCGGCGCTGCAGCAGCACCTGCCGGAGGGGGAGCTGCAGATGTACGTGGAGAGCTGCCTGGCGCACCACGACGAGGTGCTGGCCATCAAGGACGCCGTCATCAAGGGCGACGTCTTCCACCTCATCTCCGGCGTCTGGAGGAGCCCCGCCGAGCGCTGCTTCCTCTGGCTCGGCGGCTTCCGCCCCTCCGAGGTCATCAAG atggTGCTTTCGCACGTGGACCCGCTGACGGAGCAGCAGATCGTGGCGGTGTACGGGCTGCAGCAGTCGGCGGTGCAGACGGAGGAGGCGCTGAGCCAGGGCCTGGACACCCTCTACCAGGCGCTCTCCGACACCGTCGTCTCCGACGCGCTCACCTGCTGCTCCACCCCCAACGTCTCCAACTACATGGGCCAGATGGGCCTCGCCGTCCACAAGCTCACCACCCTCGAAGGCTTCGTCAGACAG GCGGAGAAGCTGAGGCAGCAGATGCTCCACCGGCTGCACCAGGTGCTGACGGCGCGGCAGATGGCGCGGTCGCTGCTAGCCGTCTCCGACTACTTCCACCGCCTCCGCGTGCTCAGCTCCTTCTGGGTCAACCGCAACAGGATGGCGCCGCAGGACCAGCAGCTGGAGGCCGCCCCTCACACCTAA